In Streptomyces sp. NBC_01439, the following are encoded in one genomic region:
- a CDS encoding aminotransferase-like domain-containing protein has translation MPTTGPTTGPASAPAAVAAAAAPPAFAARAASAEGSPVREILALTERPGIISLAGGLPAPELFDTEGLRAAYDAAFAVSARRALQYSTTEGAPELREAVAARATARGLPTGPDDVLITSGSQQALTLITATLIEPGDVVLVENPTYLAALQCFGLAGARVVAVPCDAEGILPDALAEIVARERPKLLYTVPTFQNPTGRTLPAARRAAVAETAARLGLWLVEDDPYGELRYEGCAVPWLAAHPGAEDRTALLGSFSKVMAPGLRLGWLRAPVALRRAAVVAKQAADLHTSTVDQLAAVHYLAAVDLDAHISTVRTAYRARRDALQSALSRSLPADCEWNLPAGGMFLWARLPEGHDATDLLGTAVAHGVAFVPGAPFYATAPDPRTLRLNFTTHAPAEIAEGVDRLRAALAEYGGK, from the coding sequence GTGCCTACGACCGGGCCTACGACCGGGCCCGCGAGCGCACCCGCTGCCGTGGCCGCCGCCGCGGCGCCGCCCGCGTTCGCCGCCCGCGCCGCCTCCGCGGAGGGGTCCCCCGTACGCGAGATCCTCGCGCTCACCGAACGCCCCGGGATCATCTCCCTCGCTGGTGGCCTGCCCGCGCCCGAGCTCTTCGACACCGAGGGCCTGCGGGCCGCGTACGACGCCGCCTTCGCGGTGTCCGCGCGGCGCGCGCTCCAGTACTCGACCACCGAGGGCGCCCCGGAGCTCCGCGAGGCCGTCGCCGCCCGGGCGACCGCGCGGGGGCTGCCGACCGGCCCGGACGACGTACTCATCACCTCGGGCTCCCAGCAGGCCCTGACCCTCATCACCGCCACCCTGATCGAACCCGGCGACGTAGTGCTGGTCGAGAACCCCACCTACCTCGCGGCCCTCCAGTGCTTCGGCCTGGCGGGGGCGCGGGTGGTGGCCGTGCCCTGCGACGCGGAAGGCATCCTCCCGGACGCGCTGGCGGAGATCGTGGCGCGCGAACGGCCGAAGCTGCTGTACACCGTCCCCACCTTCCAGAACCCGACGGGACGCACCCTCCCGGCCGCCCGCCGGGCGGCGGTCGCGGAGACCGCGGCCCGGCTCGGACTGTGGCTGGTGGAGGACGACCCGTACGGGGAACTCCGCTACGAGGGCTGCGCCGTCCCGTGGCTCGCCGCGCACCCGGGGGCGGAAGACCGTACGGCCCTGCTCGGCAGCTTCTCGAAGGTCATGGCCCCCGGGCTGCGGCTGGGCTGGCTCCGGGCCCCGGTGGCGCTGCGGCGGGCCGCGGTCGTCGCGAAGCAGGCGGCGGACCTCCACACCTCCACGGTGGACCAGCTGGCCGCGGTGCACTACCTCGCGGCGGTGGACCTCGACGCGCACATATCCACGGTCCGGACGGCCTACCGTGCGCGCCGCGACGCCCTGCAGAGCGCCCTGAGCCGGAGCCTGCCGGCCGACTGCGAGTGGAACCTGCCCGCGGGCGGCATGTTCCTCTGGGCCCGCCTGCCGGAGGGCCACGACGCGACGGACCTCCTCGGGACGGCCGTCGCCCACGGCGTCGCCTTCGTCCCGGGCGCCCCCTTCTACGCCACCGCGCCGGACCCCCGCACCCTGCGCCTGAACTTCACGACGCACGCGCCGGCCGAGATCGCCGAGGGCGTCGACCGGCTGCGCGCGGCGCTGGCGGAGTACGGGGGGAAGTAG
- a CDS encoding DUF397 domain-containing protein: MAIRQGATTNWIKSSYSANGACVEVKSPVMEAIAVRDSKAQDGPSLTFAPDSWTSFVADVTEGRLGRLA; this comes from the coding sequence ATGGCTATTCGCCAGGGCGCCACGACCAACTGGATCAAGTCCTCCTACTCCGCCAACGGCGCCTGCGTCGAGGTCAAGTCCCCTGTCATGGAGGCCATCGCCGTCCGCGACTCGAAGGCGCAGGACGGACCGTCCCTCACCTTCGCCCCCGACTCCTGGACCTCGTTCGTCGCCGACGTCACCGAGGGCCGGCTGGGACGCCTCGCCTGA
- a CDS encoding helix-turn-helix domain-containing protein — translation MASNVNPTVRRRRLGMELRKLREDKGMTAEQVAERLLVSQSKISRLENGRRSISQRDVRDLCDVYEVEDRRLIDSLMQMAKDSRQQGWWHAFGDIPYSVYIGLETDAASLRTYEPLVIPGLLQTTEYAQSLVRGAWPETAPADVDKRVQVRMHRQKRLSDTDNNNPDLGPLRLWAVIDEAALRRRVGDAQLMIRQLEYLIEQSEQPHVTVQVMPFELGAHPGVNGQYAILEFPDASDSTVVYIEGVTSDLYLEKANDVQKYSVMYEHLRAQALNVDQTRDFISGIINEYADKGA, via the coding sequence GTGGCGTCCAATGTCAATCCCACCGTCCGACGCCGCCGACTGGGCATGGAGTTGCGCAAGCTCCGCGAGGACAAGGGCATGACGGCCGAACAGGTCGCCGAGCGCCTCCTCGTCTCCCAGTCGAAGATCAGCCGACTGGAGAACGGCCGCCGCTCCATCAGTCAGCGCGACGTCCGCGACCTGTGCGACGTCTACGAGGTCGAGGACCGCCGCCTCATCGACTCGCTCATGCAGATGGCCAAGGATTCCCGCCAGCAGGGCTGGTGGCACGCCTTCGGCGACATCCCGTACAGCGTCTACATCGGCCTGGAGACGGACGCGGCCAGCCTTCGCACGTACGAGCCCTTGGTGATCCCGGGGCTGCTCCAGACGACGGAGTACGCCCAGTCCCTCGTCCGCGGCGCGTGGCCGGAGACGGCCCCGGCCGACGTCGACAAGCGCGTCCAGGTCCGGATGCACCGCCAGAAGCGGCTCTCCGATACGGACAACAACAACCCGGACCTCGGTCCGCTGCGCCTGTGGGCGGTGATCGACGAGGCCGCGCTGCGCCGGCGCGTGGGCGACGCCCAGCTGATGATCCGACAGCTCGAATACTTGATAGAGCAGTCGGAGCAGCCCCACGTCACGGTGCAGGTGATGCCCTTCGAGCTGGGCGCGCACCCCGGCGTGAACGGCCAGTACGCGATCCTGGAGTTCCCGGACGCGTCCGACTCGACCGTTGTCTACATCGAGGGCGTGACGAGCGACCTGTACCTGGAGAAGGCCAACGACGTCCAGAAGTACAGCGTGATGTACGAACACCTGCGCGCGCAGGCGCTCAATGTCGACCAGACCCGCGACTTCATCTCGGGAATCATCAACGAATATGCCGACAAGGGCGCGTAG
- a CDS encoding GOLPH3/VPS74 family protein, whose product MGRSRRTIPEELLLLALDPATGTTAQPQSLDLGLAGAQLVELALAGRIAPDGDRIAVVMPRPTGDPTLDSALELLRRRGSPVRAVHWIGGPRLGLRQIYLAHLERCGMVHAVAGQMCGVLPTTRYQATDTEISREIRARLDSAIRTGVPPDPRTAALAALAHAVGLGKHLYPGNEGRSSRSRLRDLIRHDPMGGLVAHAVMDVQNGVAAQPRRDRAPAPPARVTASSVPLQPRRTGAMARAAAH is encoded by the coding sequence ATGGGCAGGAGCCGCAGAACAATTCCGGAGGAGCTTCTGCTGCTCGCCTTGGACCCGGCCACGGGTACCACGGCGCAGCCGCAGTCGCTCGACCTCGGCCTGGCCGGGGCACAGCTAGTGGAGCTGGCTCTGGCAGGACGGATAGCCCCTGATGGGGATCGTATCGCCGTGGTGATGCCACGGCCGACAGGAGATCCGACTCTGGACTCCGCACTGGAACTGCTGCGCAGGCGCGGCAGTCCGGTACGGGCCGTCCACTGGATCGGTGGACCCCGACTGGGGCTCCGCCAGATTTACCTCGCCCATCTGGAGCGCTGCGGCATGGTCCATGCCGTGGCGGGACAGATGTGCGGAGTGCTTCCGACGACTCGCTACCAGGCGACGGACACGGAGATCAGCCGGGAGATCCGAGCCCGGCTCGACAGTGCGATCCGCACCGGCGTACCGCCGGACCCGCGGACCGCGGCGCTCGCCGCACTGGCCCACGCGGTCGGACTCGGCAAGCACCTGTACCCCGGCAACGAGGGTCGGTCGTCCAGGTCCCGACTGCGGGACCTGATCCGGCACGACCCGATGGGCGGACTCGTGGCGCACGCCGTGATGGACGTCCAGAACGGTGTGGCCGCACAGCCACGCCGTGACCGCGCACCCGCACCGCCGGCCCGGGTCACGGCGAGCAGCGTTCCGCTGCAGCCGCGCCGGACGGGCGCGATGGCCCGCGCGGCCGCGCACTGA
- a CDS encoding MFS transporter translates to MTTTEQQGWHQEAIPSADGAASGVSASATTATSATTAGSATTVACAPPSAPGGTRPPRGPLAAALDGARRHPVVVATVLAGLLHVVWFFSFANSGGDLAAQDAWAEFVGRHPDSAYNLAWYGGMHPVSYSVVSPYLMHMLGVRTTMMIAGTVSAGLLALILTRCRGAVREPLWPALAGVYGLLCNALSGRVTFGLGVMFALGAVAAVFCWPRKWAERRWAKAAVTAPLAGLATAASPVAGLFLGVIAAALFLSGRRPGAYALGLAPVAVVGLSAWLFPFSGTQPMKIGSAGLPFVFGLLILFLVPRRWKTVRIASAVYALGVFLTWAIDSQVGSNVTRLVMLFGGAALLAALPYEFPRSRRWYAVLLAFVGLNAWITTNSVTDIVRTTPLAAWSRELAPLVDQLQKAHADRGRVEVVPASSHRESSAFPLYVNLARGWNRQADLERNPLFYDDTLTADSYRAWLERWAVHYVVLPADKPDSGGVDEAKLVRGGLPYLQQVWGDANWLLFKVQEPTDLVAGPATVVRASADQLVVDVKQPGRVLVRIPHSPWLGLVDATGKPVPPPQETSASKARGGSGEGGALRKQYANTAGCLFKAAPDDTGDVWTELLAPAPGEYRVAAKYQLPRGTPCPEDLVHQTLGQPTRPAPPRP, encoded by the coding sequence GTGACCACCACTGAGCAGCAGGGTTGGCACCAGGAGGCCATCCCGTCGGCCGACGGCGCTGCTTCCGGGGTGTCCGCGTCCGCCACGACTGCCACGTCCGCCACGACTGCCGGGTCCGCCACGACCGTCGCCTGCGCGCCACCTTCCGCGCCCGGAGGCACCCGGCCGCCCCGCGGCCCGCTCGCCGCCGCTCTCGACGGCGCCCGGCGCCACCCGGTGGTCGTCGCCACCGTCCTCGCCGGGCTGCTGCACGTCGTTTGGTTCTTCAGCTTCGCCAACAGCGGCGGCGACCTGGCCGCGCAGGACGCCTGGGCCGAGTTCGTGGGTCGCCATCCCGACTCGGCGTACAACCTCGCCTGGTACGGCGGCATGCACCCCGTTTCGTACAGCGTGGTCTCGCCGTACCTCATGCACATGCTCGGTGTCCGGACCACGATGATGATCGCCGGTACCGTCTCGGCCGGGTTGCTCGCGCTGATCCTGACCCGCTGCCGCGGGGCCGTGCGCGAGCCCCTGTGGCCCGCCCTGGCCGGGGTCTACGGCCTGCTCTGCAACGCCCTCTCGGGCCGCGTCACCTTCGGCCTCGGCGTGATGTTCGCGCTCGGCGCCGTCGCCGCCGTCTTCTGCTGGCCCCGAAAGTGGGCGGAGCGGCGCTGGGCCAAGGCCGCGGTGACGGCCCCGCTGGCCGGGCTCGCGACCGCCGCCAGCCCCGTCGCCGGTCTCTTCCTCGGGGTGATCGCGGCCGCGCTGTTCCTGAGCGGGCGGCGCCCGGGCGCGTACGCGCTGGGACTGGCCCCGGTGGCCGTGGTGGGGCTGTCGGCGTGGCTGTTCCCGTTCTCCGGGACGCAGCCGATGAAGATCGGCTCGGCCGGGCTACCGTTCGTGTTCGGGCTGCTGATCCTCTTCCTCGTACCGAGGCGGTGGAAGACCGTCCGGATCGCCTCGGCCGTCTACGCCCTCGGCGTCTTCCTCACCTGGGCGATCGACTCCCAGGTCGGCTCGAACGTCACCCGCCTGGTGATGCTGTTCGGCGGGGCCGCGCTGCTCGCGGCCCTCCCCTACGAGTTCCCGCGCTCGCGGCGCTGGTACGCGGTGCTGCTGGCCTTCGTCGGGCTGAACGCCTGGATCACCACCAACAGCGTCACCGACATCGTCCGCACCACCCCGCTGGCCGCCTGGAGCCGGGAGCTGGCCCCCCTCGTCGACCAGCTGCAGAAGGCGCACGCCGACCGCGGCCGGGTCGAGGTGGTGCCGGCCAGCAGCCACCGCGAGTCCTCCGCCTTCCCCTTGTACGTGAACCTCGCGCGTGGCTGGAACCGGCAGGCGGACCTGGAGCGCAACCCGCTCTTCTACGACGACACCCTCACCGCGGACAGCTACCGGGCCTGGCTCGAGCGCTGGGCCGTGCACTACGTGGTGCTGCCCGCCGACAAACCCGACTCGGGCGGGGTGGACGAGGCGAAGCTGGTGCGCGGGGGGCTCCCCTACCTCCAGCAGGTGTGGGGCGACGCGAACTGGCTGCTCTTCAAGGTCCAGGAGCCCACCGACCTGGTCGCCGGGCCGGCGACCGTGGTGCGGGCGAGCGCCGACCAGTTGGTCGTCGACGTGAAGCAGCCCGGCCGGGTGCTGGTGCGGATCCCGCACTCGCCGTGGCTGGGGCTGGTGGACGCGACGGGCAAGCCCGTACCGCCGCCGCAGGAGACCTCCGCCTCGAAGGCGCGGGGCGGGAGCGGGGAGGGCGGCGCGCTGCGCAAGCAGTACGCGAACACGGCCGGATGCCTCTTCAAGGCCGCTCCGGACGACACCGGGGACGTGTGGACGGAGCTGCTGGCACCGGCGCCGGGGGAGTACCGGGTGGCGGCGAAGTACCAGCTGCCGCGGGGGACGCCCTGCCCGGAGGACCTGGTGCACCAGACGCTGGGCCAGCCGACGCGTCCGGCTCCGCCGCGTCCCTGA
- a CDS encoding ATP-binding protein: MNDTQRDERLRPRPRLPAWTSTLTWKATVFITLMCCGLAALLGCLVHGAMTRQTVGTAREKALTRLERTIEAYETGGRMPRGEGIDPAGLPPELRALAAGGKRGTAVGRHRGRPVMWAAGPAAHGSAIAVSVDFRASERTIVELDRAILGSSGLAIGGTLLIGAFVVTRITRRLHLTAQVARRISAGDLDARVDDSTRSKDEVAAVSRALDTMASSLQGKLEAEQRFTADVAHELRTPLTGLNAAAELLPPGRPAELVRDRVRAMRSLTEDLLEISRLETRSERLELDSHDLADLAARAIRASGTETALEVRGSRGSLRVDTDRRRLERILGNLVANAHRHGAAPVTLTVDGRTLTVTDSGPGYPEYVLTTGPQRFRTEGTNKGHGLGLTIADGQARVLGATLTFRNREAGGAEARVTLPGPAGPGATALPRRRDGLPTPGSSVPPAR, encoded by the coding sequence ATGAACGACACGCAGCGCGACGAGCGGTTGCGGCCGCGCCCGCGACTGCCCGCCTGGACCTCGACCCTGACCTGGAAGGCCACGGTCTTCATCACCCTCATGTGCTGCGGACTCGCGGCGCTGCTGGGCTGCCTCGTGCACGGCGCCATGACCCGCCAGACCGTGGGCACGGCCCGCGAGAAGGCGCTGACCCGGCTGGAACGGACCATCGAGGCCTACGAGACCGGCGGGCGCATGCCGCGCGGCGAGGGCATCGACCCGGCCGGCCTACCCCCGGAGCTGCGCGCCCTGGCGGCCGGCGGCAAGCGCGGCACGGCCGTCGGCAGGCACCGGGGCCGGCCCGTGATGTGGGCGGCCGGGCCCGCCGCCCACGGCAGCGCGATAGCCGTCTCCGTGGACTTCCGCGCGAGCGAGCGGACCATCGTCGAACTGGACCGGGCCATCCTCGGCTCCTCCGGGCTCGCCATCGGGGGCACCCTCCTCATCGGCGCGTTCGTCGTCACCAGGATCACCCGACGGCTGCACCTGACCGCGCAGGTGGCCCGCCGGATCAGCGCCGGTGACCTCGACGCGCGCGTCGACGACAGCACGCGCAGCAAGGACGAGGTGGCGGCGGTCTCCCGGGCCCTGGACACCATGGCCTCCTCGCTCCAGGGCAAGCTCGAAGCGGAACAGCGGTTCACGGCGGACGTCGCCCATGAGCTCCGCACCCCGCTGACCGGCCTGAACGCAGCCGCCGAGCTCCTGCCGCCGGGCCGTCCGGCCGAGCTCGTACGGGACCGGGTGCGGGCGATGCGCTCGCTGACCGAGGATCTCCTGGAGATCTCCCGGCTGGAGACGCGCAGCGAACGCCTGGAGCTGGATTCGCACGACCTGGCCGATCTGGCGGCGCGCGCCATCCGCGCCTCGGGCACCGAGACGGCTCTGGAGGTGCGCGGCTCGCGCGGCTCGCTGCGGGTGGACACGGACCGGCGGCGCCTGGAGCGGATCCTGGGCAACCTCGTGGCCAACGCGCACCGCCACGGCGCGGCCCCGGTCACGCTCACGGTCGACGGCCGGACCCTGACCGTCACGGACTCAGGCCCCGGCTATCCGGAGTACGTGCTGACCACCGGCCCGCAGCGGTTCCGTACGGAGGGCACGAACAAGGGCCACGGGCTGGGCCTGACCATTGCGGACGGTCAGGCCCGGGTCCTCGGCGCCACCCTCACCTTCCGCAACCGGGAGGCGGGCGGAGCCGAGGCCCGCGTCACGCTTCCAGGGCCCGCAGGACCGGGAGCAACTGCGCTTCCTCGCCGTCGAGATGGGCTTCCAACTCCCGGCTCATCCGTTCCACCCGCTCGCTGA
- a CDS encoding nitroreductase/quinone reductase family protein: protein MSSFNHAVIEEFRANAGQVGGPFEGSELILLTTTGARSGKPHTVPLGFTREDGGGELFVVASAAGADRHPAWYHNLLARPLVEVETGTQTYEAVAVPAQGARRDELFARIVRAEPGYGEYQARTRRVIPVVVLQRTHEVPAREGGIAGKLLEVHGWLRAQLALVRDLAREEPQGAGAASLGLQLRQHCLAFCHSLEFHHRSEDAGLFPYLEQQHPHMREFFLRVGSEHRAIAGLQEELVRALDAPSVGFSERVERMSRELEAHLDGEEAQLLPVLRALEA, encoded by the coding sequence GTGTCATCGTTCAATCACGCCGTCATCGAAGAGTTCAGGGCGAACGCCGGCCAGGTCGGCGGGCCCTTCGAAGGTTCCGAGCTGATCCTGCTCACCACCACCGGCGCCAGGTCCGGCAAGCCGCACACCGTTCCGCTCGGGTTCACCCGCGAGGACGGCGGCGGGGAGCTGTTCGTCGTCGCGTCCGCCGCCGGGGCCGACCGGCATCCCGCCTGGTACCACAATCTGCTCGCGCGGCCCCTCGTGGAGGTCGAGACCGGGACGCAGACGTACGAGGCCGTCGCCGTTCCCGCCCAAGGAGCTCGGCGGGACGAGCTGTTCGCGCGGATCGTCCGCGCGGAGCCCGGGTACGGGGAGTACCAGGCGCGCACCCGGCGGGTGATCCCCGTCGTCGTGCTCCAGCGCACCCACGAGGTCCCGGCCCGGGAGGGCGGTATCGCCGGGAAGCTGCTCGAGGTGCACGGCTGGCTGCGGGCGCAGCTGGCCCTCGTACGGGACCTCGCGCGCGAGGAGCCGCAGGGCGCCGGGGCGGCCTCGCTCGGGCTGCAACTGCGCCAGCACTGCCTCGCGTTCTGCCATTCGCTGGAGTTCCACCACCGGAGCGAGGACGCCGGGCTCTTCCCGTACCTGGAGCAACAGCATCCGCACATGCGGGAGTTCTTCCTCCGGGTGGGCTCCGAACACCGCGCCATCGCAGGGCTCCAGGAGGAGTTGGTACGCGCCCTGGACGCGCCCAGCGTCGGATTCAGCGAGCGGGTGGAACGGATGAGCCGGGAGTTGGAAGCCCATCTCGACGGCGAGGAAGCGCAGTTGCTCCCGGTCCTGCGGGCCCTGGAAGCGTGA
- a CDS encoding FAD-binding oxidoreductase, translating to MNDFSRRKLLKATAVAGAGAVVAQGVTTAEAHGASAVSEPPKHTKCPPAKLTGRIVRPDNAGYTEARLGWDQLFSHYPLVIVFAQNAQDVVNALTWSRQNDVAVRVRSGRHSLEGWSNVDNGLVIDISELKSVHIDSSARIATVGAGLSQLEAVTTLAEQNFAVTTGTEGTVGLSGATLGGGFGFLTRWLGMACDSLIGAEIVVADGDECAKVVKVDLHHNQDLLWALRGAGNGNFGIVTSLTYKVAPLKSVTYVQATWNGIGDLRRIFDTYQRTAPYIDDRLGTQLEIHRNQILLFGVLAEGTPAEAKKLLEPLLSIDSPQVAVQVGNWGDVYAGFQIPTADEPANWKFYSQFTRKPFPSKAIDVIVSFMQDAPTDDSNFFTQAFGGAVRKSPRGGTAFPHRDALFYSEPGAGWGTRSEEPGVCDPLTPQAQAWIAEFSLALRPYVDGAYVNVPNVGMQDWETAYWGSNFDRLRTIKAEYDPHNVFKYEQSIPPAS from the coding sequence ATGAATGACTTTTCCCGTCGCAAACTACTCAAGGCGACCGCGGTCGCCGGTGCCGGCGCGGTCGTCGCGCAAGGCGTCACGACGGCGGAGGCCCACGGTGCGAGCGCCGTGAGCGAGCCCCCCAAGCACACGAAGTGCCCGCCGGCGAAGCTGACCGGCCGCATCGTCCGCCCCGACAACGCCGGGTACACGGAAGCCCGCCTCGGATGGGACCAGCTCTTCTCCCACTACCCGCTGGTCATCGTCTTCGCCCAGAACGCCCAGGACGTGGTCAACGCCCTGACGTGGTCCCGGCAGAACGACGTCGCGGTACGGGTCCGGAGCGGCCGCCACAGCCTTGAGGGCTGGTCGAACGTCGACAACGGTCTCGTGATCGACATCAGCGAGCTGAAGTCGGTCCACATCGACAGCTCCGCCCGTATCGCGACGGTCGGCGCCGGACTCAGCCAGCTGGAAGCGGTGACCACGCTCGCGGAGCAGAATTTCGCGGTGACGACGGGGACCGAAGGCACCGTGGGCCTGTCCGGGGCGACACTCGGCGGCGGTTTCGGCTTCCTCACCCGCTGGCTCGGCATGGCCTGCGACAGCCTGATCGGTGCTGAGATCGTGGTTGCGGACGGCGACGAGTGCGCCAAGGTGGTCAAGGTCGACCTGCACCACAACCAGGACCTGCTCTGGGCGCTGCGCGGAGCCGGCAACGGCAACTTCGGGATCGTCACCTCACTCACCTACAAAGTGGCCCCGCTGAAGAGCGTCACGTACGTACAGGCCACTTGGAACGGAATCGGCGACCTGCGCAGGATCTTCGACACCTATCAGCGCACTGCGCCGTACATCGACGACCGCCTCGGCACCCAACTCGAAATCCATCGGAACCAGATTCTCCTGTTTGGGGTCCTCGCGGAAGGAACACCCGCGGAGGCGAAGAAGCTGCTGGAGCCGCTCCTGTCGATCGACAGCCCGCAAGTGGCGGTGCAGGTGGGGAACTGGGGTGACGTGTACGCCGGCTTCCAGATCCCGACCGCGGACGAACCCGCGAACTGGAAGTTCTACTCCCAGTTCACCAGAAAGCCCTTCCCGAGCAAGGCGATCGATGTGATCGTCTCGTTCATGCAGGACGCACCCACGGACGACAGCAACTTCTTCACGCAGGCGTTCGGCGGGGCGGTCAGGAAGAGCCCCCGTGGCGGCACTGCGTTCCCGCACCGCGACGCGCTCTTCTACTCCGAGCCCGGTGCCGGCTGGGGCACCCGCTCCGAAGAGCCGGGTGTCTGCGACCCGCTCACCCCGCAGGCCCAGGCCTGGATCGCCGAATTCAGCCTGGCCCTGCGTCCCTACGTGGACGGCGCCTACGTCAACGTGCCGAACGTGGGCATGCAGGACTGGGAGACCGCCTACTGGGGATCCAACTTCGACCGACTGCGCACGATCAAGGCGGAGTACGACCCGCACAACGTCTTCAAGTACGAGCAGAGCATTCCGCCCGCGTCCTGA
- a CDS encoding vanadium-dependent haloperoxidase: MPEHGRQSAAKSALPRSKSRAGRRLGRLRAVVVAGALLAGLSPVAAAAPQAAAGPESKGDPTQYWNKVLLQTFRNARGWDASPGKLSRSGAMVFAAIYNAESAYQNTYGTMKYEPYLNRPLKYATDSSEPRADEEERLIDRTAYRMLSELYPGDRAFIDARYEVRTGRSPRAPDPLDRLVVDRVVRQINKARADDGSHNPELYDGDTTTPGAWRPTGEEATADEGACQEPGDAVTPNWGKVKPFVLRSGSQFRPPSLRGFTSYDELVNSPEYARQVDEVRRVGAVDSTERTREQTVIGWFWDHDLNGTYHPPGQLLQLTGTVAKKFELDTYETTRLFALSALTLADAGIAAWDSKFDGPINEWRPVSAIQALGGENANWQPLSADRAGTPWTPCFIAWTSGHANFTGAWAVAMQNFFGRDEASFTAQSEDPHTLERFRRMNSFSQVAEEGEFSRMWLGVHFRWDAEDGREIGTNVGDYVFANALQPTRSGRPHQQ; this comes from the coding sequence ATGCCCGAACATGGCCGTCAGTCGGCCGCGAAGTCCGCGCTCCCGCGCTCGAAGTCCCGCGCCGGCAGGCGCCTGGGACGGCTCCGGGCCGTCGTCGTGGCCGGTGCCCTGCTTGCCGGGCTGAGTCCGGTGGCGGCCGCTGCGCCGCAGGCCGCCGCCGGGCCGGAGAGCAAGGGCGATCCGACGCAGTACTGGAACAAGGTCCTGCTTCAGACGTTCCGCAATGCGCGGGGTTGGGACGCCTCGCCCGGCAAACTCTCCCGATCCGGAGCCATGGTCTTCGCGGCGATCTACAACGCCGAGAGCGCCTACCAGAACACGTACGGAACGATGAAGTACGAGCCGTACCTCAACCGGCCGCTCAAGTACGCCACCGACTCGTCGGAGCCGCGCGCGGACGAAGAAGAGCGGCTGATCGACCGCACGGCGTACCGTATGCTCTCCGAGCTGTACCCGGGCGACCGGGCCTTCATCGACGCCCGATACGAGGTCCGGACCGGCCGCTCCCCCCGCGCCCCCGACCCCCTCGACCGCCTCGTGGTCGACCGCGTGGTGAGGCAGATCAACAAGGCCCGGGCGGACGACGGTTCGCACAACCCGGAGCTCTACGACGGCGACACCACCACACCCGGAGCCTGGCGGCCGACGGGCGAAGAGGCGACGGCTGACGAAGGGGCCTGCCAGGAACCTGGCGACGCGGTGACCCCGAACTGGGGCAAGGTGAAGCCGTTCGTGCTCCGCTCCGGTTCGCAGTTCCGGCCTCCCAGCCTGCGCGGCTTCACTTCCTACGACGAGCTGGTGAACAGCCCGGAGTACGCGCGCCAGGTCGACGAGGTGCGACGCGTGGGTGCCGTCGACTCCACCGAGCGCACCCGCGAACAGACCGTCATCGGCTGGTTCTGGGACCACGACCTGAACGGCACCTACCACCCCCCGGGGCAGCTGCTCCAGCTGACCGGGACGGTCGCCAAGAAGTTCGAGCTCGACACGTACGAGACGACCCGCTTGTTCGCACTGTCGGCGCTGACCCTGGCGGACGCCGGGATCGCGGCCTGGGACAGCAAGTTCGACGGCCCAATCAACGAATGGCGTCCGGTGTCCGCGATCCAGGCGCTGGGCGGAGAGAACGCGAACTGGCAGCCCCTCAGCGCGGACCGGGCGGGAACGCCGTGGACCCCGTGCTTCATCGCCTGGACCTCCGGGCACGCCAACTTCACCGGTGCGTGGGCAGTCGCGATGCAGAACTTCTTCGGCCGTGACGAAGCCTCGTTCACCGCGCAGTCCGAGGACCCGCACACCCTCGAGCGGTTCCGCCGGATGAACAGCTTCAGCCAGGTTGCCGAGGAGGGCGAGTTCAGTCGAATGTGGCTGGGCGTGCACTTCCGCTGGGACGCCGAGGACGGGAGGGAGATCGGCACCAACGTTGGCGACTACGTGTTCGCCAACGCGCTCCAGCCGACGCGATCGGGCCGTCCGCATCAGCAGTGA